The Apium graveolens cultivar Ventura chromosome 6, ASM990537v1, whole genome shotgun sequence genome contains a region encoding:
- the LOC141665093 gene encoding uncharacterized protein LOC141665093, translated as MHEDLKFEYLEVEDPFILWENLKDMFDHQKLVYLPTAENDWANLRLQDFKSVRAYSSALFKISSRLIMCGEKVMEKRKIDKILSTFHPNNINLAEMYRERKFTKFGDLLSTILVAEQNHELVIKNHQSRPTRSAPLPEVNNMSFQPNVRGKGYRGGRGQGRYRG; from the coding sequence ATGCATGAAGATTTAAAATTTGAGTACTTAGAAGTCGAGGATCCTTTTATATTATGGGAAAATCTAAAGGATATGTTCGATCACCAGAAACTAGTTTATCTACCTACAGCTGAAAATGATTGGGCTAATTTAAGACTTCAGGATTTTAAGAGTGTCCGAGCATATAGCTCTGCTTTGTTCAAAATAAGTTCTAGGCTTATTATGTGTGGTGAGAAAGTGATGGAGAaaagaaaaatcgataaaatACTATCAACTTTTCACCCCAACAATATCAACTTAGCAGAGATGTACAGGGAGCGCAAATTTACTAAGTTCGGGGATCTTCTATCAACTATCCTCGTTGCTGAACAGAATCATGAATTGGTGATTAAGAATCATCAATCCCGTCCAACAAGATCTGCCCCATTACCTGAAGTAAATAACATGTCATTCCAGCCGAATGTACGTGGAAAAGGGTATAGAGGTGGACGGGGCCAAGGGCGGTACCGTGGATGA
- the LOC141665094 gene encoding secreted RxLR effector protein 161-like, with the protein MAFAVNLLARFSSAPMDRHWHGIKHIFHYLRGTIDFGLFFPKNSTSQLIGYADAGYLSDPHFGKSQTGYVFTYCGVASSWKSTKQTTVATSTNHSELIAIHEASRECVWLRSIIKNIQESYGLPDITRNPIVLFEDNTACIDQLKEGYIKGDRMKHISPKFFYTHELQKNGEVDIQQIRSCDNLADLFTKSLPNSTFGKLRHNIGMRRLKDLLQQNSEND; encoded by the coding sequence ATGGCATTTGCTGTGAATTTATTGGCTAGATTTAGCTCTGCTCCGATGGACAGGCATTGGCATGGGATCAAGCATATATTTCATTATCTTCGTGGAACAATTGATTTTGGGTTATTCTTCCCGAAAAACTCAACATCTCAGCTGATTGGATATGCAGACGCTGGATATTTGTCAGATCCTCActttggaaaatcacaaactgGATATGTATTTACATATTGCGGTGTAGCCAGTTCCTGGAAATCCACGAAGCAAACTACAGTGGCAACCTCAACAAATCACTCAGAACTCATTGCAATTCATGAAGCCAGTAGAGAATGTGTTTGGTTGCGGTCTATCATCAAGAATATTCAAGAATCATATGGATTACCGGACATCACAAGAAATCCTATTGTCTTGTTTGAGGACAACACTGCATGCATTGAtcaacttaaggaaggatatatcaaaggAGACAGGATGAAACACATTTCACCAAAATTCTTTTACACTCACGAGCTTCAAAAGAATGGAGAAGTTGATATACAACAAATCCGATCATGTGACAACCTTGCAGATTTATTCACGAAATCATTACCGAATTCAACATTTGGTAAATTACGACATAACATTGGAATGCGTCGACTCAAGGATTTGTTGCAACAAAATTCAGAGAATGATTAG